The DNA region TGTGCCTCTGATTTACTATTTGATAGCTGAAAATCCACCCACTACTAGCAAAAGCTCAATGCTGGTAATGATGTATGGCCAGCTATATTTCAGACATTCAATTTCTTTTCGTTACTTTATTTATGGAATATTACTTTGTCAATcattataaaaaagaacagacatcactagtaaatatttttaagctcTGTCTTCAGAGCCCCTATAATCTCCTTGTTCCTGAGGCTGTAGATCAGGGGGTTCCTCACCACCGTGTAAAACACAGACACCACCTTGTTCTGGTCAGTTGAGTAGCTAGACTTGGGCATCACATAAATGAATGTAATGGTCCCATAGAACAGAGTGACCACAGTGAGGTGGGAGGTGCAGGTGGAGAAGGCCTTGTGGCGCCCCTCAGTGAAGTGCATCTTCAGGATGGTGATGAGGATGTAGATGTAGGAGAGGGCTATGACACACACAGTGACCACAATAATGGAGCCAGTAGAAAATGAGGGAATGACTGCAGGGATACTCGTATCAGAACAGGAGAGTTCAAGTAAAGGAGTAAAATCACAGAAAAAATGATTGACTTGATTTGGTCCACAGAAGaataaagacaggaaggaaaaggTAGGGGAGGAAGTGTTAAGAAAACCACCTATATAAGCCACTATGAGTAGCTGAACACAGACTTGTGTGGACATTTTGGTTGAATAAAGCAGTGGGCTGCAAATTGCCACAAAGCGATCATAGGCCATGGCAGCCGGAAGGAAGCATTTGACTGTGCCAAAGAAAAACACTGAACTAAGTTGGATGGCACATCCAAGGTAAGAGATTGTATTTCTCTCCATGAGGAAGTTCATAAGCATGTTGGATGTGACAGAAGATGAATAGCCCATGTCAACAAAAGCCAAGTGACTCAGAAAAATGTACATAGGATGATGAAGCTGAGAAGAGATTCTGATAAGAATGATTGTGCTGAGATTGCCAGATATGATCACCAGGTAGATGCATAGGATAATCATGAAGAGGATGACTCCAAGGATTGGATCATCTGTTAAGCACAATAAGATGCACTCCATCACAGCAGTGTGATTCCCATCCTCCAGGGAATCCATGAGACGAAGTGGCTGCTGACTAAATGAACCTGTGATGAGAACAGCACATTAAAGCAGTAAAACCTTGTTGGTTTCATTTTCGCTAGAAGTCATTTTGAAGACATTCAACATCAGTACATTTTTCACATCAAATGATGAgtctatgtttttctttctttcttttttttttttttgagacggagtcttgctctgtcgcccaggctggagtgcagtggcacgatctccgctcactgcaagctccgcctcccaggttcacaccattctcctgcctcagcctcccgagtagctggaactacaggcacccaccaccatgcctggctaatctttttgtatttttagtagagacggggtttcaccatgttagccaggatggtctcgatctcccaacctcgtgatcggcctgcctcggcctcccaaagtgccgggattacaggtgtgagcaaccacgcacggccaagttttttaaaaagtttttttttgcatatattttattgaatataattCAATAGAGGATATAtactaattataatttaaatcagaaattaacaatttgtatttctttttgaaaagccTCAAATTACTTGTTTAATGTTTGATATAGACATTTATATAGCAATAAGgttattatgaaataaaatgtcttaaGATGAAGAGTCATGTTGAGGTTAACCATACttgataagcatttattttttttttttaatttttttattatactttaagttctagggtacacgtgcataacgtgcaggtttgttacatatgtatacatgtgccatgttggtgtgctgcacccatcaactcgtcagcacccataaactcatcatttacatcaggtataactcccaatgccatccctcccccggctccgctccccataataggccccggtgcgtgatgttccccttctagagtccaagcg from Rhinopithecus roxellana isolate Shanxi Qingling chromosome 15, ASM756505v1, whole genome shotgun sequence includes:
- the LOC104678189 gene encoding olfactory receptor 502-like, which translates into the protein MDSLEDGNHTAVMECILLCLTDDPILGVILFMIILCIYLVIISGNLSTIILIRISSQLHHPMYIFLSHLAFVDMGYSSSVTSNMLMNFLMERNTISYLGCAIQLSSVFFFGTVKCFLPAAMAYDRFVAICSPLLYSTKMSTQVCVQLLIVAYIGGFLNTSSPTFSFLSLFFCGPNQVNHFFCDFTPLLELSCSDTSIPAVIPSFSTGSIIVVTVCVIALSYIYILITILKMHFTEGRHKAFSTCTSHLTVVTLFYGTITFIYVMPKSSYSTDQNKVVSVFYTVVRNPLIYSLRNKEIIGALKTELKNIY